Proteins encoded in a region of the Bradyrhizobium sp. CB3481 genome:
- a CDS encoding ABC transporter substrate-binding protein, producing MSASAALAQGKPPLKLGGILDMSGLYADITGPGSETAAKMAVEDFGGEVLGRKIEILAADHLNKADLAASIARDMLDNQGVEMLYDVAASATALAAGEIAKARNKIVMYSGPASIRLSNEACGPYTVHYSYDTFAQANVTGLATVKSGFETWFFLTADYAFGQDLEKDTTNVVVKAGGKVLGGVKHPLNTSDFSSFLLQAQSSKAKVVGLANAGGDTINAIKQAAEFGLTKSGGQKLSPLLAFVTDIDSVGLETAQGLLLAEAFYWDLNDDTRAFSKRFQDRVKRPPTAAQASVYSSVLHYLKAVKAANTTDAAAVMKVMKETPVNDMFAKNGKIRDDGRMVHDMYLFEVKKSSESKARWDYYKLLATIPGNEAFQPLEASRCPLVKK from the coding sequence ATGTCGGCGAGTGCGGCCCTGGCACAAGGCAAGCCGCCGCTCAAGCTCGGCGGCATTTTGGACATGTCCGGGCTTTACGCCGATATCACCGGGCCGGGCTCGGAGACCGCCGCCAAGATGGCGGTGGAGGATTTTGGCGGCGAGGTGCTGGGGCGGAAGATCGAGATCCTCGCCGCCGACCATCTCAACAAGGCCGACCTTGCCGCCAGCATCGCGCGCGACATGCTCGACAACCAGGGCGTCGAGATGCTGTACGACGTCGCGGCGTCCGCGACCGCACTGGCCGCCGGCGAGATCGCCAAGGCGCGCAACAAGATCGTCATGTATAGCGGCCCGGCCTCGATCCGCCTCTCCAACGAGGCCTGCGGCCCCTACACCGTGCACTACTCCTACGACACCTTTGCGCAGGCCAACGTCACCGGGCTCGCCACCGTGAAATCCGGTTTCGAGACCTGGTTCTTCCTCACCGCCGACTATGCGTTCGGCCAGGATCTGGAAAAAGACACCACCAATGTCGTCGTGAAGGCCGGCGGCAAGGTGCTCGGCGGCGTCAAGCATCCGCTCAACACGTCAGACTTCTCCTCGTTCCTGCTGCAGGCGCAGAGCTCGAAGGCGAAGGTAGTTGGGCTTGCCAATGCCGGCGGCGACACCATCAACGCGATCAAGCAGGCGGCGGAGTTCGGGCTGACCAAGAGCGGCGGCCAGAAACTGTCGCCGCTGCTCGCCTTCGTCACCGATATCGATAGCGTTGGCCTCGAGACCGCGCAGGGCCTGCTGTTGGCGGAAGCCTTCTACTGGGACCTCAACGACGACACCCGCGCGTTCTCAAAACGCTTCCAGGACCGCGTCAAGCGACCGCCGACCGCGGCGCAGGCCAGCGTCTATTCGTCCGTCCTGCATTATCTGAAAGCCGTGAAGGCGGCGAACACCACGGATGCCGCCGCGGTCATGAAGGTGATGAAGGAGACGCCGGTCAACGACATGTTCGCCAAGAACGGCAAGATCCGCGACGACGGCCGCATGGTGCACGACATGTACCTGTTCGAGGTCAAGAAGTCGTCGGAGTCGAAGGCGCGCTGGGATTACTACAAGCTGCTGGCGACGATCCCCGGCAACGAGGCGTTCCAGCCGCTGGAGGCGTCGCGGTGCCCGCTGGTGAAGAAGTGA
- a CDS encoding VOC family protein produces the protein MEVNGIAHIFLTASNFERSRDFYRKLLPFLGLKPVIETETTYYCVGGRTAVGISAPSAEHEGAAFEQKRVGLHHLCFRARERADVDELHAFLLTLDAKIIRAPREEQWAPGYYSILFEDPDGIRLELNHVPGKGLLG, from the coding sequence ATGGAAGTCAACGGCATCGCGCACATTTTTCTCACCGCCTCGAATTTCGAACGTTCGCGCGATTTCTATCGCAAGCTGCTGCCGTTTCTTGGGCTAAAGCCTGTCATCGAGACGGAGACGACCTATTACTGCGTCGGCGGCCGCACCGCGGTCGGCATCAGCGCGCCGTCGGCCGAGCACGAAGGCGCGGCGTTCGAGCAGAAGCGCGTCGGGCTGCACCATCTCTGCTTCCGCGCCCGTGAGCGCGCCGATGTCGACGAGTTGCATGCCTTTCTTTTGACGCTCGACGCCAAAATCATCCGCGCGCCGCGCGAGGAGCAGTGGGCGCCGGGATACTATTCGATCCTGTTCGAGGATCCCGATGGTATCCGGCTCGAACTCAACCATGTGCCGGGCAAGGGATTGTTGGGGTAG
- a CDS encoding thermonuclease family protein, giving the protein MSSVITRPILRGSAWLPASAVSLQLLACMGRADAADCALDQQGEGRVATIVDARSFRLEDGREIRLAGIERTGTDGASARAALSAVVEGREVILHGENDAPDRYGRQLAFVFVAGSEHSVQTELLRRGEALISSDTAEKNCAAMLAAAEQTARDAKLGIWAETAAIKNTESPGDILAAIGHFTVVEGRVLSVRQAGSVTYLNFGRNWTQDFAATIPRRIIPAFEGAGLGPKSFENKRIRVRGVVSSRGGPRIEVLRVGQIEVLGGK; this is encoded by the coding sequence ATGAGCAGCGTTATAACGCGTCCGATATTGCGCGGCTCCGCCTGGCTTCCTGCAAGCGCCGTATCGCTTCAGTTGCTGGCGTGCATGGGGCGGGCTGACGCCGCCGATTGCGCCCTGGATCAGCAAGGCGAAGGCCGTGTCGCCACAATCGTCGATGCGCGCAGCTTTCGGCTCGAAGACGGTCGCGAAATCCGCCTAGCCGGCATCGAGCGGACGGGAACCGATGGGGCAAGCGCCAGAGCGGCACTGTCGGCCGTCGTCGAAGGCCGCGAAGTGATTCTCCATGGCGAGAACGACGCACCGGATCGTTACGGCCGCCAACTGGCTTTCGTCTTCGTGGCCGGCTCGGAACACTCGGTGCAAACGGAACTGCTGCGCCGCGGTGAAGCGTTGATTTCGAGCGACACCGCAGAGAAAAATTGCGCCGCGATGCTGGCGGCGGCGGAACAAACGGCGCGAGACGCCAAATTGGGCATCTGGGCCGAAACCGCGGCCATAAAAAACACGGAAAGTCCGGGCGATATTCTGGCCGCGATTGGGCACTTTACGGTGGTCGAGGGCAGAGTACTGTCCGTGCGGCAGGCTGGGTCAGTGACCTACCTGAATTTCGGGCGGAACTGGACACAGGACTTTGCTGCGACTATTCCAAGGCGCATCATTCCGGCGTTTGAGGGCGCCGGCCTTGGACCTAAGTCGTTTGAAAACAAAAGGATTCGTGTCCGCGGCGTTGTCTCGTCGCGGGGAGGACCACGGATTGAAGTGCTCCGGGTGGGGCAGATCGAGGTGCTGGGCGGGAAATAG
- a CDS encoding M48 family metalloprotease, with translation MLVCAALTLSACGNLGKIETAAPTAPAPKPSRTVAQTPASEREHERILASYGGAYDDPRLATLIGKTVDRLVAASDRPDQAYRVTILNSGAVNAFALPTGQLYVTRGLIALASDTSELSSVLSHEMAHVLAKHASIREDQARQAAVVTRVVTDMSNDPDLTALALAKTKLTMASFSRQQEFEADGIGVGISAKAHFDPYGASRFLAAMERNAALKAGKTSLDPRTQDFLSSHPATPERVQNAQASARQYTSPQGGERDRETYLAAIDNIVYGEDPSEGFVRGRRFLHPKLGFTFQAPETFTLDNTAQAVIGVREGGTQAMRFDVVRVPAEQSLADYLNSGWMEGVDKGSTEDLMINGFPVASASANGDQWQFKVFALRYGSDVYRFIFAAKQRNTESERNARETVNSFRRLTLEEIQAARPLRIKVITAQPGDTVESLSHRMTGVDRPAERFRILNGLDQHAQVKPRDRVKIVVD, from the coding sequence GTGCTTGTCTGCGCCGCGCTGACGCTTTCCGCCTGTGGAAATCTGGGAAAAATCGAGACCGCCGCGCCGACCGCGCCGGCGCCGAAGCCGTCCCGCACCGTCGCGCAGACGCCGGCGAGCGAGCGCGAGCACGAGCGCATTCTGGCCTCCTATGGCGGCGCCTATGACGACCCGAGGCTCGCCACCCTGATCGGCAAGACTGTCGACCGCCTGGTGGCGGCCTCCGACCGCCCCGACCAGGCCTACCGGGTCACCATCCTCAATTCCGGTGCGGTCAATGCCTTCGCGCTGCCGACCGGACAGCTTTATGTGACGCGCGGCCTGATCGCGCTGGCCAGCGATACTTCGGAACTGTCCTCGGTGCTCAGCCACGAGATGGCGCATGTGCTGGCCAAGCACGCCTCGATTCGCGAAGACCAGGCACGGCAGGCGGCGGTGGTGACGCGCGTTGTCACCGACATGAGCAACGACCCGGATCTGACGGCACTGGCGCTGGCGAAGACCAAGCTGACGATGGCGAGCTTCTCGCGGCAGCAGGAATTCGAAGCCGACGGCATCGGCGTCGGCATTTCGGCGAAGGCCCATTTCGACCCATATGGCGCCTCGCGCTTCCTCGCTGCGATGGAACGCAATGCGGCGCTGAAGGCCGGCAAGACCTCGCTCGACCCGCGCACGCAGGATTTCCTGTCCTCGCATCCGGCGACGCCTGAGCGCGTGCAGAACGCGCAGGCCAGCGCCCGACAATATACGTCCCCGCAGGGCGGCGAGCGCGACCGCGAGACCTATCTCGCCGCGATCGACAACATCGTCTATGGCGAGGACCCCAGCGAAGGTTTTGTGCGCGGGCGCCGCTTCCTGCATCCGAAACTCGGCTTCACCTTCCAGGCGCCCGAGACGTTCACGCTCGACAACACCGCGCAGGCCGTGATCGGCGTGCGCGAGGGCGGCACGCAGGCGATGCGCTTCGACGTGGTGCGCGTGCCGGCCGAACAGTCGCTCGCCGATTACCTCAATTCCGGCTGGATGGAAGGCGTCGACAAGGGTTCGACCGAAGACCTCATGATCAACGGCTTCCCGGTCGCCTCGGCGTCCGCGAACGGCGATCAGTGGCAGTTCAAGGTCTTCGCGCTGCGCTACGGCAGCGACGTCTACCGCTTCATCTTCGCCGCCAAGCAGCGCAACACCGAAAGTGAGCGCAATGCGCGCGAGACCGTCAACTCGTTCCGCCGCCTGACGCTGGAAGAAATCCAGGCCGCGCGCCCGCTGCGCATCAAGGTGATCACGGCGCAGCCCGGCGACACCGTGGAATCGCTCTCCCATCGCATGACCGGCGTCGATCGTCCCGCCGAGCGCTTCCGTATCCTCAACGGCCTCGACCAGCACGCCCAGGTCAAGCCGCGCGATCGCGTGAAGATCGTGGTGGATTGA
- the plsY gene encoding glycerol-3-phosphate 1-O-acyltransferase PlsY has protein sequence MVFWMVCAVGLAIAYLFGATPTGYLAGKLLKGIDIREHGSRSTGATNVLRILGKWPALAVLLIDVLKGVAAVVFARWLYGRLYEWPAAAPPATLDLQAVVPWAVCLSGLAALLGHGRSVWLNFTGGKSAATGLGVLLAMSWPVGLGAAAAFGIALAVSRIVSLSSMLAASAALALVLFLEQPLPYRLLVIAGGIYVIVRHRANIQRLLAGTEPRLGQSSPEAKTAAQI, from the coding sequence ATGGTTTTCTGGATGGTGTGTGCGGTTGGGCTGGCGATCGCCTACCTCTTCGGCGCCACGCCTACGGGCTATCTGGCGGGAAAGCTGCTCAAGGGCATCGATATTCGGGAGCATGGCTCCAGATCCACAGGTGCAACGAACGTGTTGCGCATCCTGGGAAAATGGCCAGCGCTGGCGGTGCTCCTGATCGACGTGCTGAAGGGCGTGGCGGCGGTCGTCTTTGCCCGGTGGCTTTATGGCCGGCTCTATGAATGGCCGGCCGCCGCGCCGCCGGCCACACTCGATCTGCAAGCCGTTGTGCCGTGGGCTGTGTGCCTTTCGGGACTAGCCGCGCTGTTGGGGCATGGCCGTTCGGTCTGGTTGAACTTTACGGGCGGCAAATCCGCCGCGACGGGGCTCGGCGTGCTGCTGGCGATGTCCTGGCCGGTCGGTTTGGGCGCGGCCGCGGCTTTTGGCATTGCACTGGCTGTTTCCCGGATTGTTTCGCTGAGCTCGATGCTGGCGGCGTCGGCCGCGCTCGCCCTCGTCTTGTTCCTGGAGCAGCCCTTGCCCTACCGCTTATTGGTGATTGCAGGCGGCATCTACGTGATTGTGCGCCATCGCGCCAATATTCAGCGGCTCCTGGCCGGGACAGAGCCGCGGCTGGGGCAAAGCAGCCCGGAAGCAAAAACGGCGGCGCAAATCTAG
- a CDS encoding CarD family transcriptional regulator, whose protein sequence is MPEKTAKTAAKATGSKTSAAKVAAKAPAKTAVKAAAAKAAVAPKAPAHKPAPAAAAPRVEEPKKVVTQRQGFKANEFVVYPAHGVGQILAIEEQEIAGAKLELFVINFMKDKMTLRVPTAKVANVGMRKLSEPALVKKALETLKGRARVKRTMWSRRAQEYEAKINSGDIVAIAEVVRDLYRSESQPEQSYSERQLYEAALDRLSREIAVVQHSTETEAVKEIESQLAKSPRRGAKAEATEADEADVDADGDDAAVADEAA, encoded by the coding sequence ATGCCAGAAAAGACTGCCAAGACCGCCGCGAAAGCGACGGGTTCGAAGACCTCTGCTGCGAAAGTTGCTGCTAAAGCTCCCGCAAAGACCGCTGTGAAGGCTGCTGCTGCGAAGGCTGCCGTTGCGCCGAAGGCCCCTGCCCACAAGCCGGCCCCCGCCGCTGCTGCGCCGCGCGTCGAGGAGCCGAAGAAGGTCGTGACCCAGCGTCAGGGCTTCAAGGCCAATGAATTCGTGGTCTATCCGGCGCACGGCGTCGGCCAGATCCTGGCGATTGAGGAACAGGAGATCGCGGGCGCCAAGCTCGAGCTGTTCGTGATCAATTTCATGAAGGACAAGATGACGCTCCGCGTGCCGACCGCCAAGGTCGCCAATGTCGGCATGCGCAAGCTGTCCGAGCCGGCGCTGGTCAAGAAGGCGCTGGAAACCCTGAAGGGCCGTGCCCGCGTCAAGCGCACGATGTGGTCGCGCCGGGCGCAGGAGTACGAAGCAAAGATCAATTCGGGCGACATCGTCGCGATCGCCGAAGTGGTCCGCGACCTCTACCGCTCCGAATCGCAGCCCGAGCAGTCCTATTCTGAACGGCAGCTCTATGAAGCGGCGCTCGATCGGCTGTCGCGCGAAATCGCCGTCGTCCAGCATTCGACAGAGACCGAGGCGGTCAAGGAAATCGAGAGCCAGCTGGCCAAGAGCCCGCGCCGCGGCGCCAAGGCTGAAGCGACCGAGGCCGACGAGGCGGATGTCGACGCCGATGGCGACGACGCGGCGGTGGCGGACGAAGCCGCCTGA
- the fdxA gene encoding ferredoxin FdxA yields the protein MTYVVTEACIKCKYTDCVEVCPVDCFYEGENMLVIHPDECIDCGVCEPECPADAIKPDTEPGLEKWLEVNTEYAKSWPNITQKKEAPADAKEFEGVEGKFEKYFSKEPGAGD from the coding sequence ATGACTTACGTCGTCACTGAAGCCTGCATCAAATGCAAATATACCGACTGCGTTGAGGTCTGCCCCGTCGACTGCTTCTACGAGGGCGAGAACATGCTGGTCATCCATCCCGACGAATGCATCGATTGTGGCGTCTGCGAACCCGAGTGCCCCGCCGACGCCATCAAGCCCGATACCGAGCCGGGTCTGGAGAAGTGGCTCGAGGTCAACACCGAGTACGCCAAGAGCTGGCCCAACATCACCCAGAAGAAGGAAGCGCCGGCGGACGCGAAAGAATTCGAAGGTGTCGAGGGCAAGTTCGAGAAATATTTTTCCAAGGAGCCCGGCGCCGGCGACTAA
- a CDS encoding RNA-binding S4 domain-containing protein, translating to MERQRLDKWLWHARVVKARTSAAALVEAGHVRINGVREKAPGHSVKLGDVLTIGLDRGVRILKVVGFCERRGDAAAARVLYDELHSGKP from the coding sequence TTGGAGCGGCAGCGTCTCGACAAATGGCTGTGGCATGCGCGGGTGGTGAAGGCCCGCACCTCCGCTGCCGCGCTCGTCGAGGCCGGCCATGTCCGCATCAACGGCGTGCGGGAGAAAGCGCCGGGCCATTCGGTGAAGCTCGGCGATGTCCTCACCATCGGGCTCGATCGCGGCGTGCGCATCCTCAAGGTGGTGGGCTTTTGTGAGCGGCGGGGCGATGCGGCGGCCGCGCGCGTGCTCTATGACGAATTGCACAGTGGCAAGCCGTAA